A genome region from Flavobacterium sp. CFS9 includes the following:
- a CDS encoding DUF5995 family protein, producing MSVKQAATIGEVIQLLDEIIELSKIEQSNIGLFAMLYREVTVKVKEGIQNGAFQNGERMEKLDVIFANRYLKAYYEYKAKEKPSECWGFAFEQAEKFWPIVLQHLLLGMNAHINLDLGIAAAEISTVEDIESLKADFDKINTILSSLVGSVEKCLIKIWPTLTWILKLTGKADTFFIDFSMETARDGAWKFANEFVAVPEDKRETCTHERDVRITEIARLVSNPGYFVSAVFKFIRLFERGTVAQKIIDMQIVEQKSMQCAVA from the coding sequence ATGAGTGTGAAACAAGCTGCAACTATAGGTGAAGTCATTCAGCTATTAGATGAAATAATCGAGTTATCAAAAATAGAACAGAGCAATATAGGTTTATTTGCAATGCTCTATCGTGAAGTTACGGTAAAGGTAAAGGAAGGCATTCAAAATGGAGCTTTTCAAAACGGAGAGCGAATGGAGAAACTGGATGTTATTTTTGCTAATCGCTACTTAAAGGCCTATTACGAATATAAAGCCAAAGAAAAACCATCAGAATGCTGGGGTTTTGCCTTCGAACAAGCCGAAAAGTTTTGGCCAATAGTGCTGCAACATTTACTACTCGGAATGAATGCTCATATCAATCTGGACTTGGGTATAGCTGCTGCCGAAATTAGTACAGTAGAAGATATAGAGAGTTTAAAAGCTGATTTCGACAAAATAAATACCATTTTAAGCAGTCTCGTAGGAAGCGTAGAAAAATGTTTGATTAAAATTTGGCCAACGCTTACCTGGATATTAAAATTAACTGGTAAAGCAGACACCTTTTTTATTGACTTTAGCATGGAAACCGCCAGAGATGGTGCCTGGAAATTTGCCAATGAATTTGTAGCGGTTCCCGAGGATAAAAGAGAAACCTGTACCCATGAAAGAGACGTAAGAATAACAGAAATCGCCCGCTTAGTTTCAAACCCGGGTTATTTTGTGAGTGCTGTTTTCAAATTTATTCGTTTGTTTGAAAGAGGAACAGTTGCTCAAAAAATAATTGACATGCAGATCGTTGAACAAAAAAGTATGCAATGTGCTGTTGCATAA